One region of Hoeflea sp. 108 genomic DNA includes:
- a CDS encoding alpha/beta hydrolase, which yields MASIGLKVIRQLMGVGEVVAPAWTGRAAFELFRRVPSVRKMSDGERRAVARAQDFMSEARHHRIKTSGDCVAAHEFRPLQRRSLGTVLVIHGWRSRTEYMRSLIEGYRDAGYKVVSLDLPGHGGSLGRALDMAKAVEAASLAAQWFGPFAAVVGHSFGGAVAVNAAAGTVRGFAPLATERLVLISAPNSMPRLFQEFAGYLKLGQRSHRALETQVERVTGTPLERFVGSALLARLPVPTLVMHAPDDREVSAADARAMASAGDHVRLFWAEGQGHRRILSNREVVREAVGFVADQPQPALVH from the coding sequence ATGGCATCAATCGGGCTGAAGGTCATCCGCCAGCTGATGGGCGTCGGCGAGGTCGTGGCACCTGCGTGGACAGGCCGCGCGGCGTTCGAGCTTTTTCGGCGCGTGCCCAGCGTGCGGAAGATGAGCGATGGCGAAAGACGCGCCGTCGCGCGGGCACAGGACTTCATGTCCGAGGCGCGTCATCACCGAATCAAGACGAGCGGCGACTGCGTTGCCGCCCACGAGTTCCGTCCGCTACAGAGACGGTCCCTGGGCACCGTTCTGGTCATCCATGGCTGGCGATCGCGCACCGAATACATGCGCTCGCTGATCGAAGGGTATCGCGACGCCGGCTACAAGGTCGTGTCGCTCGATCTGCCGGGCCATGGCGGCTCGCTTGGCCGTGCACTCGACATGGCCAAGGCAGTCGAGGCCGCGAGTCTCGCCGCCCAGTGGTTCGGCCCGTTCGCCGCCGTCGTCGGCCATTCCTTCGGTGGAGCGGTTGCCGTCAATGCCGCGGCCGGGACCGTCAGGGGCTTTGCCCCGCTTGCGACGGAGCGGCTGGTGCTGATCTCCGCGCCGAACTCGATGCCGCGACTGTTCCAGGAATTCGCCGGCTACCTCAAGCTGGGACAGCGTTCTCATCGCGCCCTGGAGACACAGGTCGAGCGCGTGACGGGTACGCCGCTGGAGCGCTTCGTCGGTTCGGCGTTGCTGGCCCGACTGCCGGTGCCGACACTGGTGATGCATGCGCCGGACGACCGGGAGGTGTCCGCTGCCGATGCCCGTGCCATGGCCAGCGCTGGCGACCATGTCCGGCTGTTCTGGGCCGAGGGGCAGGGCCACCGCCGTATTCTGTCGAACCGCGAGGTTGTTCGCGAGGCCGTTGGCTTCGTTGCCGACCAGCCGCAGCCGGCCCTGGTTCACTGA
- a CDS encoding MarR family transcriptional regulator, whose product MNNRQDLPWDNPRFRNWVAVAKACHSMERALANALQPHDLKPAQLDVLMNLYRHPDMSQHDLARKLLVGRSNITMLLPQLEKRALVHREADAKDRRIMRLRLTPDGEALLLQALKAYGALIEKAMSASTPEQCDMIGAHMLRVAEALRD is encoded by the coding sequence ATGAACAATAGACAAGACCTGCCCTGGGACAATCCGCGTTTCCGCAACTGGGTCGCGGTGGCCAAGGCCTGCCATTCCATGGAGCGTGCGCTGGCCAACGCGTTGCAGCCGCACGACCTCAAGCCGGCCCAGCTCGACGTTCTGATGAACCTCTACCGTCATCCCGACATGTCGCAGCACGACCTCGCCCGCAAGCTCCTGGTCGGCCGCTCCAACATCACCATGCTTCTGCCGCAGCTGGAAAAGCGCGCCCTCGTCCACCGCGAGGCCGACGCCAAGGACAGGCGAATCATGCGCCTCAGGCTCACGCCCGATGGCGAGGCGCTGCTCCTGCAGGCACTGAAGGCCTATGGCGCCCTGATCGAAAAGGCGATGAGCGCTTCGACGCCCGAGCAATGCGACATGATCGGCGCGCATATGCTGCGCGTTGCCGAAGCGCTGAGGGACTAG
- a CDS encoding ferric reductase-like transmembrane domain-containing protein, with translation MKPWTDRAGKLSPVKAIVFAGTFVPAALLAYYATAGFPQGGSTSSLLGPRPYAAAIHFTGDWAIRFLMISLAITPLRRIGQWPKLIMVRRMLGIAALCYALGHLVLYFFDMNWDVLRVASEIALRIYLTIGFVALLGLAALGATSTDAAIKRLGGNWNRLHKIVYGIGILAALHYFMQSKADVYQPTLLAGFFMLLTLYRLAHWRGLSLNSAWVLLGIAVTAALATVVVEAAWYGLATGVPVNRVLAANLQFSYTIRPAWWVLAVGMAVTALGVVRSFGKAPASRGRRMAKAAA, from the coding sequence ATGAAGCCCTGGACCGACCGTGCCGGCAAATTGTCGCCGGTGAAGGCAATCGTATTCGCCGGCACGTTCGTGCCGGCCGCACTGCTTGCCTACTACGCGACGGCAGGTTTCCCTCAAGGGGGCTCGACCAGCAGCTTGCTCGGCCCGCGTCCCTATGCGGCGGCCATCCATTTCACCGGCGACTGGGCGATCCGCTTCCTGATGATTTCGCTCGCCATCACGCCGCTCCGGCGCATCGGGCAGTGGCCCAAGCTCATCATGGTGCGCAGGATGCTCGGCATAGCAGCGCTCTGCTATGCGCTCGGCCACCTCGTGCTCTATTTCTTCGACATGAACTGGGACGTGCTCAGAGTTGCCAGCGAGATCGCGCTGCGTATCTACCTGACGATCGGTTTCGTCGCCTTGCTTGGGCTGGCGGCATTGGGTGCGACGTCCACGGACGCCGCCATCAAGCGTCTCGGAGGCAACTGGAACCGGCTGCACAAGATCGTCTACGGCATAGGCATCCTGGCTGCGCTGCACTACTTCATGCAGTCCAAGGCCGACGTCTATCAGCCGACCCTGCTGGCGGGCTTCTTCATGCTGCTGACGCTGTATCGGCTGGCACATTGGCGCGGCTTGAGCCTGAACTCGGCATGGGTGCTCCTGGGCATCGCGGTGACGGCTGCGCTTGCGACCGTCGTCGTCGAAGCCGCCTGGTACGGGCTGGCGACTGGCGTTCCGGTCAACCGCGTGCTCGCTGCCAACCTGCAGTTTTCCTACACCATCCGCCCGGCATGGTGGGTGTTGGCTGTAGGCATGGCCGTGACCGCGCTTGGCGTCGTCAGGTCATTCGGCAAGGCGCCGGCATCGCGAGGGCGGCGGATGGCAAAGGCGGCTGCCTAG
- a CDS encoding DUF971 domain-containing protein: MSAPKELRVSKDRKLLTVTFPDHHPFELPAELLRVLSPSAEVQGHSPEQRVTVPGKRDVAILKIEPVGNYAVRITFDDFHDTGIFTWNYLHTLGHEKQTRWQAYLDELAEKGLSRDR; this comes from the coding sequence ATGTCAGCGCCAAAGGAACTCAGGGTCTCCAAGGACCGCAAGCTGTTGACGGTGACTTTCCCAGATCACCATCCCTTCGAGCTGCCGGCAGAGCTGTTGCGCGTGCTTTCGCCTTCGGCCGAGGTCCAGGGCCATTCGCCGGAGCAGCGCGTGACCGTGCCGGGCAAACGCGATGTTGCGATCCTGAAGATCGAGCCGGTGGGCAACTACGCCGTGCGCATCACCTTCGACGATTTCCACGACACCGGCATCTTCACCTGGAACTACTTGCACACGCTCGGCCACGAGAAGCAGACGCGCTGGCAGGCCTATCTCGACGAGCTGGCCGAGAAGGGGCTTTCCCGCGACAGATAG
- a CDS encoding pyridoxamine 5'-phosphate oxidase family protein, translating to MSVISTVEELEALYGLPGETSLVKELDHVIPEYAAFIEASPFVSLATTGPEGLDCSPRGDLPGFVRIHDPRTLMMPDRRGNNRADSLKNIIRDPKVALLFLVPGSGTTLRVNGRAHVTIDAELCASFTVEGKPARSVTVVQVDSVYFQCARAIVRSELWNPERHVDPKSLPTPGQILAVTSRANIDGEAYDREWPERAKKSMW from the coding sequence ATGTCGGTGATCTCGACGGTTGAAGAACTCGAAGCGCTCTACGGCCTTCCCGGTGAAACCTCGCTGGTGAAGGAACTCGACCATGTCATCCCTGAGTATGCGGCCTTCATCGAGGCCTCGCCCTTCGTTTCGCTGGCAACCACCGGGCCCGAGGGACTGGACTGCTCGCCGCGCGGCGATCTTCCGGGCTTTGTCCGCATCCATGATCCGCGCACGCTGATGATGCCCGACAGGCGCGGCAACAACCGTGCCGATTCGCTGAAGAACATCATCAGGGATCCCAAAGTGGCGCTGCTGTTTCTTGTGCCGGGCTCTGGCACGACGCTGCGCGTCAACGGCCGCGCTCACGTTACCATCGACGCCGAGCTGTGTGCGTCGTTCACCGTCGAGGGCAAGCCAGCGCGCTCGGTTACGGTCGTCCAGGTCGATTCGGTCTATTTCCAGTGCGCCCGCGCCATCGTGCGTTCTGAATTGTGGAATCCGGAGCGCCATGTCGATCCGAAGTCGCTTCCGACGCCCGGGCAGATTCTTGCCGTGACGAGCCGGGCAAACATCGACGGCGAGGCCTATGATCGCGAATGGCCGGAGCGGGCCAAGAAGTCGATGTGGTGA
- a CDS encoding lysozyme inhibitor LprI family protein, with protein MRNLAFKMPVVAGLLALAAAPAAYAVDDCSSASNQAAMTECADKALIASDAELNALYKQIQGRLKDDRAASKLLVSAQRSWVAFRDAECEFSSSGVAQGSIYPMTVLQCRDGMTEQRIKDFRNYLKCDEGDTSCPVPSAN; from the coding sequence ATGCGGAACCTGGCCTTCAAAATGCCTGTGGTCGCCGGCCTCCTCGCCCTTGCGGCAGCGCCAGCCGCATATGCGGTCGACGACTGCTCGAGCGCCAGCAACCAGGCGGCCATGACCGAGTGTGCCGACAAGGCGCTGATCGCGTCGGACGCCGAGTTGAATGCGCTCTACAAGCAGATACAGGGCCGGCTGAAGGACGACCGGGCGGCGTCCAAGCTGCTGGTCAGTGCCCAGAGGTCCTGGGTCGCCTTCCGAGACGCCGAATGCGAATTCTCCAGCTCGGGTGTTGCCCAGGGCTCCATCTACCCAATGACGGTGCTGCAATGCAGGGACGGCATGACCGAACAACGGATCAAGGACTTCCGGAACTACCTCAAATGCGATGAAGGCGACACGAGCTGCCCGGTTCCATCAGCAAATTGA